In the genome of Conger conger chromosome 8, fConCon1.1, whole genome shotgun sequence, one region contains:
- the LOC133135635 gene encoding prolactin-like has protein sequence MPLGAGLGAPGASLGPVCARWGSECQPASLAELFDRVIQHATHIHSLSTDLHSEEQNVFSSRNQIGRAQRRCHTSHILPPAGKENVQSLAREQLTAVILKLLLAWREPLSQFHRNAGNAQASSRARDMSHMVHQLRSGVEKVAERMQLLGMLSGFRGAPPPVGAPHRPSSGRDAPLSDHKLLPCFRRDMDKVHSLLRILKCRIFPEHGC, from the exons ATGCCCCTCGGGGCCGGCCTGGGGGCCCCCGGGGCCAGCTTGGGGCCGGTCTGTGCCCGCTGGGGCTCAGAGTGCCAGCCTGCGTCCCTGGCAGAGCTGTTTGACAGGGTGATCCAGCACGCCACCCACATCCACAGCCTCTCCACTGACCTGCACAGCGAG GAGCAGAACGTCTTCTCCAGCAGGAATCAGATCGGCAGAGCCCAGCGGAGGTGTCACACCTCCCACATCCTGCCTCCTGCTGGGAAGGAGAACGTGCAGAGCCTGGCA AGGGAGCAGCTGACGGCTGTGATCCTGAAGCTCCTGCTGGCCTGGAGAGAGCCGCTGTCGCAGTTCCACCGGAACGCCGGGAATGCCCAGGCCTCCAGCAGGGCTCGGGACATGAGCCACATGGTGCACCAGCTCCGGAGCGGAGTGGAGAAGGTGGCGGAAAGG ATGCAGCTTCTGGGCATGCTCAGTGGCTTCCGGGGCGCCCCTCCCCCGGTGGGAGCCCCCCACCGCCCCTCCTCGGGCAGAGACGCCCCCCTCAGTGACCACAAGCTCCTGCCCTGCTTTCGCCGGGACATGGACAAAGTGCACAGCCTCCTGAGGATCCTGAAATGCAGGATATTCCCGGAGCACGGATGCTAA
- the LOC133135084 gene encoding homeobox protein BarH-like 1, translating into MVMKEMMVILMMMMMMMMYPEAPGLPLWPPDPGPRSRKGILRRAVFSEEQRKELERTFRKQKYIGKADRNKLAADLRLKESQVKIWFQNQRMKWRNSKEKEVLCGRSLEEERSLVSDRRGEEVQERALLTEVEKITRDRATAEKRPEPRPPAVHCEQCTHPTMPCTKPSHRHTPTWTQQQGSSAQRINHLPLSAEQ; encoded by the exons ATGGTGATGAAGGAGATGATGGtcatattgatgatgatgatgatgatgatgatgtaccCAGAGGCACCAGGTCTGCCGCTGTGGCCCCCAGATCCTGGCCCCAGGTCGAGGAAGGGTATCCTGAGGAGGGCCGTGTTCTCTGAGGAGCAGAGGAAGGAGCTGGAGAGAACTTTCCGGAAGCAGAAGTACATCGGCAAGGCTGACCGGAACAAGCTGGCGGCTGACCTGCGACTGAAAGAGTCCCAG GTGAAGATCTGGTTCCAGAACCAGAGGATGAAGTGGAGGAACTCCAAGGAGAAGGAGGTGCTGTGTGGGAGGTCCCTGGAGGAGGAGCGGTCTCTGGTGAGTGAccggaggggagaggaggtgcaggagcgAGCGCTCCTCACCGAAGTCGAGAAAATCACCCGGGATCGAGCGACAGCGGAAAAACGTCCcgagccccgcccccccgctgTGCACTGTGAACAATGTACACATCCCACAATGCCTTGCACCAagccctcacacagacacacgccgACTTGGACACAGCAGCAAGGGAGCTCAGCGCAGAGGATAaaccacctccctctctccgctgaACAATAA